Proteins from one Cicer arietinum cultivar CDC Frontier isolate Library 1 chromosome 3, Cicar.CDCFrontier_v2.0, whole genome shotgun sequence genomic window:
- the LOC113785791 gene encoding uncharacterized protein, protein MLECTCCALAYASHRLRQYMFCHTTYLISKMDLKAIKVSGLADYLANQPVDDYKSMQCEFPNESVMVLSKECDDGKWTLLFDGASNIMGHWIEVVLIFPEKQFIPITMSLCFDCTNNMAEYETCAMGILTALESKAKVLEVYGDSALVINQLNQEWET, encoded by the exons ATGTTAGAATGTACTTGTTGTGCCTTAGCATATGCGTCCCATcgcttgaggcaatacatgttttGCCATACGACTTACTTGATATCCAAAATGGATCTG AAAGCCATCAAAGTGAGTGGCTTAGCAGATTATCTAGCTAATCAACCTGTGGATGATTATAAGTCAATGCAATGCGAATTTCCAAATGAAAGCGTCATGGTTTTGTCTAAAGAATGCGATGATGGAAAATGGACCTTGTTGTTTGACGGGGCCTCAAACATAATGGGGCATTGGATTGAGGTTGTCTTAATATTTCCCGAAAAACAGTTCATACCTATCACAATGAGCTTGTGCTTTGATTGTACCAATAATATGGCAGAATATGAAACTTGTGCCATGGGAATTTTGACGGCTTTGGAATCAAAAGCGAAAGTTCTGGAAGTATATGGAGATTCAGCCCTAGTCATTAATCAGCTTAACCAAGAATGGGAAACTTGA
- the LOC140919626 gene encoding uncharacterized protein, translating to MESRDHPAYCQVMEEETDGKPWYHTSIHILTGETPFSLVYGIEVVLPIEVEILSLRVLMEAKLEESEWVYEKKISHREFWEGDLVLKKILPIQKDYRGKWTPNYEGPYVVKKAFSGGALILTNMDGKDLVFPVNSDAVNKYHA from the exons ATGGAGAGCCGAGATCATCCTGCCTACTGCCAGGTAATGGAGGAAGAAACCGACGGGAAACCATG GTATCACACCTCGATACACATTTTAACTGGGGAAACCCCTTTTTCCCTAGTATATGGGATTGAGGTTGTGCTacccattgaagttgaaatccTCTCGCTAAGAGTATTAATGGAAGCCAAACTAGAGGAGTCGGAATGG GTGTACGAGAAAAAAATAAGTCATCGAGAATTCTGGGAAGGAGACTTGGTGCTAAAAAAGATCTTACCCATTCAAAAGGATTATCGTGGGAAATGGACTCCTAACTATGAAGGCCCATACGTCGTGAAGAAAGCTTTCTCAGGTGGAGCTTTGATCCTCACGAATATGGATGGAAAAGATTTAGTCTTCCCTGTGAACTCAGACGCCGTAAATAAGTATCATGCTTAA